A part of Candidatus Zixiibacteriota bacterium genomic DNA contains:
- a CDS encoding PAS domain-containing protein — protein MDHEHRKPGGDRSPRSAEEYRRREGEMRFRLMAEQAIDMMSHHAPDGSYLYVSPACRQLLGYEPEEMVGTDPYSYIHPEDIKNVRTSHDTILTRPTVYTVQYRIRRKDGTYIWYETNSTVVCDNSSGESGEIICVSRDITLRKRYEQALKDSETRLKAAQVLGKIGHWELLLATGVMTWSDEVFHLFERRPELGAPSLEQHIACHHPEDAALLRRSLREATEHGRECQLDLRVNLPSGRTAYHAALIKVARDEAGRIVRLFGIIQDITNRKKTEQALADANRALEEDQEALRRKNTALREVLDQIDSERRGIAEHIRANVDRMVLPLLADLERRLEPSDLNLVATIRQSLQELTSPFLQRLRGLSASLSPRELEICHMIKNGLSSKDIAAALHTSEGTVRNQRKSIRRKLGIDNEEINLRLYLQQLSEGEATTSGSE, from the coding sequence ATGGATCACGAGCACCGGAAACCGGGAGGGGATCGCAGTCCTCGATCGGCTGAGGAGTATCGCCGTCGTGAAGGGGAGATGCGTTTTCGCCTGATGGCCGAGCAGGCGATTGATATGATGTCGCACCACGCTCCCGATGGGTCGTACCTGTATGTCTCGCCGGCCTGCCGACAACTGCTCGGGTATGAGCCCGAGGAAATGGTCGGCACGGACCCGTACAGTTACATTCATCCCGAAGACATCAAAAACGTCCGGACGAGCCACGATACGATACTTACGCGGCCGACCGTGTACACGGTGCAGTATCGAATCCGTCGGAAGGACGGCACCTACATCTGGTACGAGACGAACTCCACGGTGGTGTGCGACAACAGCAGCGGGGAGTCGGGGGAGATCATTTGCGTATCGCGCGACATCACCCTCCGCAAAAGATACGAACAGGCCCTGAAAGACAGTGAAACGCGTCTGAAGGCGGCGCAGGTACTCGGCAAAATCGGTCACTGGGAACTGCTCCTGGCCACCGGTGTCATGACGTGGTCCGACGAGGTCTTTCACCTGTTCGAGCGGCGACCGGAACTCGGCGCGCCATCGTTGGAACAGCATATCGCCTGTCATCATCCGGAAGACGCGGCCCTGCTGCGCCGCAGTCTGCGGGAAGCGACCGAGCACGGACGCGAGTGCCAGCTCGACCTTCGCGTCAATCTGCCGTCGGGCCGCACTGCGTATCACGCCGCTTTGATTAAGGTGGCACGGGATGAGGCGGGAAGAATAGTCCGCTTGTTCGGGATCATACAGGACATTACCAACCGAAAGAAGACCGAGCAGGCTTTGGCCGACGCCAATCGAGCGCTGGAAGAAGATCAGGAAGCGCTGCGGCGCAAGAACACCGCTCTTCGTGAGGTGCTCGACCAGATCGACAGTGAGCGCCGGGGAATCGCTGAGCACATTCGCGCCAATGTCGATCGTATGGTGCTACCCTTACTGGCCGATCTGGAACGCCGTCTGGAGCCGTCCGACCTGAATCTAGTCGCTACCATCCGGCAGTCCCTTCAAGAATTGACCTCCCCTTTCCTGCAGCGACTCAGAGGATTGTCCGCATCGCTTTCTCCCCGAGAGCTTGAAATCTGCCATATGATCAAGAACGGGTTGTCCTCAAAGGACATCGCCGCCGCCCTGCATACCTCCGAAGGAACCGTGCGCAATCAACGAAAGAGCATCAGGCGGAAGCTCGGAATAGACAACGAAGAGATCAACCTTCGTCTGTATCTGCAGCAGCTTTCCGAAGGAGAAGCGACCACTTCAGGGTCCGAGTAG
- a CDS encoding peroxiredoxin-like family protein yields MAVLCLVQIGCGGDTQQSQEKSQPSPQPPLSQPSLQADLDGMKMQFSETAPPEMVNTLERGVIEVAESGVLETALTEGDMAPMFSLPNAVGNPVSLDSLLGSGPVVLVWYRGGWCPYCNLQLNAMQDILPRIRELGATLVAISPELPDSSLSTKQKSSLEYVVLSDRGNAVARQFGIVYTIPAGVKDAFAGRLDLPAYNGDASWELPLAVTYVVDVEGVIRYAFVDPDYRRRAEPAEIIMALERLSGGA; encoded by the coding sequence ATGGCAGTGTTATGCCTCGTCCAGATCGGATGCGGCGGTGACACGCAGCAGTCGCAGGAGAAGTCGCAGCCGTCGCCACAGCCGCCTCTTTCCCAGCCATCGCTTCAGGCCGACCTCGATGGGATGAAGATGCAGTTTTCCGAGACCGCGCCTCCCGAAATGGTGAACACGCTTGAACGCGGCGTGATCGAGGTGGCGGAGTCAGGCGTGTTGGAGACTGCGCTGACCGAAGGGGACATGGCGCCCATGTTTTCCCTGCCGAATGCCGTGGGCAACCCTGTTTCACTCGATTCCCTGCTGGGCAGCGGACCGGTCGTCCTGGTCTGGTATCGGGGCGGATGGTGCCCATACTGCAATCTTCAGTTGAATGCCATGCAGGACATCCTGCCTCGCATTCGCGAGCTGGGCGCAACGCTGGTGGCGATCAGCCCGGAACTCCCCGACAGCTCGTTGAGCACGAAGCAGAAGTCGTCGCTGGAGTATGTGGTGCTGTCTGACCGGGGCAATGCGGTCGCCCGGCAATTCGGGATCGTCTATACGATTCCTGCGGGAGTTAAGGATGCTTTTGCCGGCCGGCTCGACCTTCCGGCGTACAACGGCGATGCGTCGTGGGAACTCCCACTTGCGGTCACGTACGTTGTCGATGTCGAGGGCGTCATTCGTTACGCGTTCGTGGACCCCGATTATCGCAGGCGTGCCGAACCGGCGGAAATCATTATGGCTTTGGAGCGGCTTTCCGGCGGCGCCTGA
- a CDS encoding glycerophosphodiester phosphodiesterase: protein MISFRSLERRTFPLVIAHRGASEQARENTLESFERAIAIGADAIECDIRRTACGTIVVHHDPAVDGSPIPIALQSYREVCGLAAGAGYEIPTLEQTVALCAGRIALDIELKESGYEEAVVAQVLDRYSADHAIFKSFRDSTVARVRQIDSALQAGLLIGAPRSVALRSRVRDLTIERRLAHCGATFVAPHWGRLRFGFVRKMRSLALPIIVWTVDRPAMARLLARKGVAGIVTNVPDRILTVVRP, encoded by the coding sequence ATGATTTCATTTCGTTCACTTGAACGGCGGACTTTCCCGCTGGTTATCGCCCACCGGGGAGCGTCGGAACAGGCGCGCGAGAATACGCTCGAGTCTTTCGAGCGAGCCATCGCTATCGGCGCCGACGCAATAGAGTGCGATATCCGGCGAACCGCATGCGGAACAATTGTCGTACACCACGACCCGGCGGTGGATGGATCCCCGATCCCGATCGCGCTGCAGAGCTATCGGGAAGTATGCGGGCTCGCCGCCGGCGCGGGATACGAGATTCCGACGCTCGAGCAAACGGTGGCCTTGTGTGCCGGGCGTATCGCGCTCGATATCGAACTCAAGGAGAGCGGTTATGAAGAGGCGGTGGTGGCGCAGGTGTTGGACCGATACAGCGCCGACCACGCGATCTTCAAGTCCTTCCGGGATTCCACGGTAGCCCGCGTGAGACAAATCGACTCCGCGCTGCAGGCGGGGTTGTTGATCGGGGCTCCGAGGTCGGTTGCCTTGCGATCGCGGGTGCGCGATCTCACTATCGAGCGTCGCCTTGCGCACTGCGGCGCAACATTTGTAGCCCCTCACTGGGGGAGGCTGCGTTTCGGGTTTGTCCGCAAGATGCGTTCGCTCGCGTTGCCGATAATCGTCTGGACCGTGGACCGTCCGGCCATGGCCCGGCTGCTCGCCCGCAAGGGCGTCGCAGGGATTGTCACCAACGTGCCGGACCGTATTCTCACCGTCGTTCGTCCATAA
- a CDS encoding serine hydrolase domain-containing protein: MNKRAFFTALVAALLLISAATGQGLPTGDPGQFGLDPDRLERIDRHFQEELSAGALPGAVAIVARDGHVVYQGVFGYANRESHTPLTPDSFFRLASMTKPIISVATLMLHEQGYFQLTDPVSRFIPDFAHPRVLAEFSWDDTTFTAVPASREITIHDLLTHTSGIGYGLFNDTLAALYARAGIPDLVTVRDKRIGEAVRALATLPLLHNPGEKWTYGLSDDVLGYLIEVVSGQPLDRFLRERVFQPLRMFDTYFYLPERKKDRLATLYTERDGALVRCNQERMDELFTGVSPDYPVDGAQVYFSGGGGLSSTAEDYARFAQMLLNRGELDGVRILRPETVDRMTTNQIGDLPIQWWTQCGYGYGVWVAKDIPGANQIWSAGSYGWDGIFNTVYWADPKERLFGIFMSQVLPTTYQSDQIQSLVYDALNADFAGSDVKSASATIAPAEHLIGPDLVWNSGGDQTFHLLD; the protein is encoded by the coding sequence ATGAACAAACGGGCATTCTTCACAGCGCTTGTCGCCGCCCTGTTGCTGATTTCGGCCGCAACCGGACAAGGTCTGCCGACCGGCGACCCGGGGCAATTCGGCCTCGATCCGGATCGACTTGAACGAATCGATCGTCACTTTCAGGAGGAGCTGAGCGCCGGTGCTCTTCCCGGCGCGGTCGCGATAGTGGCGAGAGACGGCCACGTCGTGTATCAAGGAGTCTTCGGATATGCCAACCGGGAATCCCATACGCCGTTGACGCCGGATTCATTTTTCCGTCTGGCGTCGATGACCAAACCGATTATCTCCGTGGCCACCCTGATGCTCCACGAACAGGGGTATTTTCAACTGACCGATCCGGTCTCCCGGTTCATACCGGACTTCGCCCATCCGCGGGTGCTCGCGGAGTTCAGTTGGGATGACACGACTTTTACCGCGGTGCCGGCAAGTCGCGAGATCACGATCCACGACTTGCTTACCCACACGTCGGGGATCGGGTACGGGCTTTTCAATGACACTCTCGCGGCGCTGTACGCCAGGGCCGGCATCCCGGATCTTGTGACGGTCCGGGACAAGCGAATCGGCGAGGCTGTGCGCGCCCTTGCAACCCTGCCCCTGCTTCACAATCCGGGTGAAAAGTGGACGTACGGCTTAAGCGACGACGTTCTCGGATACCTTATCGAAGTCGTATCCGGGCAGCCTCTCGATCGGTTCCTCCGGGAGCGCGTGTTCCAGCCGCTGCGGATGTTCGACACCTACTTCTACCTTCCCGAGCGCAAGAAGGACCGGCTCGCGACACTGTACACCGAGAGAGACGGCGCTCTCGTACGGTGCAATCAGGAACGCATGGACGAACTCTTCACCGGCGTTTCCCCGGATTATCCTGTTGATGGTGCGCAGGTGTATTTCTCCGGTGGCGGGGGGCTTTCCTCGACCGCTGAGGACTACGCCCGGTTTGCTCAGATGCTGCTCAATCGCGGCGAGCTTGACGGCGTCCGCATACTCCGGCCGGAGACAGTCGACCGCATGACGACCAACCAGATCGGCGACTTGCCTATCCAGTGGTGGACACAGTGCGGCTACGGCTACGGCGTCTGGGTCGCCAAAGACATACCCGGCGCCAATCAGATTTGGAGCGCCGGTTCGTACGGGTGGGACGGCATCTTCAACACGGTCTATTGGGCTGATCCGAAAGAACGGCTGTTCGGAATTTTTATGAGCCAGGTGCTTCCAACGACCTACCAGTCGGATCAAATTCAGTCACTGGTCTATGACGCGCTCAATGCTGACTTTGCCGGCAGCGATGTCAAGTCCGCATCGGCGACTATCGCTCCTGCGGAGCACTTGATTGGTCCGGATCTCGTGTGGAATAGCGGTGGAGATCAGACTTTCCATCTGCTGGACTGA
- a CDS encoding sigma-54-dependent Fis family transcriptional regulator: MRAQDLEIGELVGSSDGNLSLQGRRLVLHSIHAFARFRRDLVETLGMEQTRRLFTRFGYFWGHADAAAMRRVFQWPDQTELLRAGFRLQSIEGIARARVSVLDVDSGSGRIHIECDWHESGEAEEHVSEIGATRVPTCWKLVGYASGYVSHVLDRPVYFLERRCRACGDSFCHAEGRDLDSWGDEIKPHLKYFEADDIIGTVRRLSHELKKKDRQLTRSRGQFGSADNHRDTPFFVEGRSKALRQVIDLAERVAQFDSSVLITGETGVGKEVLARHIHGVSHRAKRPFVAVNCGALPESLLESELFGYKAGAFTGAVRDRTGLFEQAAGGTMFLDEIGDITPAMQIKILRVLQEREIMRIGESVPRPVDVRIIAATNHDLDALVSEGRFRDDLLYRLRVIEIEIPPLRQRREDILPLARFLVEKLSGKLRLENLRLDATCLDYLQAYSWPGNVRELENALERAAVLSRDNVILPEALPPLIVAQVEAGAGEGDPLSRPLEDIVNSHILSVLYASGGNRARTARILGISTATLWRKLKALGTTGQLSISK, encoded by the coding sequence ATGCGTGCACAGGACCTCGAAATCGGCGAGCTGGTTGGAAGTTCCGACGGAAACCTGAGTCTTCAGGGGCGCCGGCTCGTCTTGCACTCTATCCATGCATTCGCACGATTCCGACGGGACCTTGTGGAGACGCTGGGAATGGAGCAGACCCGGCGCCTGTTTACACGATTCGGGTATTTCTGGGGACACGCCGATGCAGCGGCGATGCGGCGGGTTTTTCAGTGGCCCGATCAAACGGAGTTGTTGCGGGCGGGCTTCCGGCTGCAGTCGATCGAGGGGATCGCGCGGGCGCGGGTCAGCGTGCTTGATGTAGATAGCGGCAGCGGACGAATCCATATCGAATGTGACTGGCATGAATCCGGCGAAGCCGAGGAGCATGTATCGGAGATCGGCGCCACGAGAGTCCCCACATGCTGGAAGCTGGTGGGATACGCCAGCGGGTACGTGTCGCACGTGCTGGATCGCCCCGTGTACTTCCTGGAGCGTCGGTGTCGGGCGTGCGGCGATTCCTTCTGTCACGCAGAGGGGCGTGATCTGGATTCCTGGGGGGACGAAATAAAACCACATCTGAAGTATTTCGAGGCGGACGACATCATCGGGACTGTCCGTCGTCTCAGCCATGAACTGAAGAAAAAAGATCGTCAATTGACCCGCAGCCGCGGTCAGTTCGGTTCGGCGGACAACCATCGTGACACGCCGTTCTTTGTCGAAGGACGCAGTAAGGCGCTGCGGCAGGTTATCGATCTTGCGGAGCGGGTCGCCCAGTTTGATTCCTCGGTACTGATCACCGGAGAGACGGGTGTCGGTAAGGAGGTTCTGGCCCGGCACATTCACGGCGTGTCGCACCGGGCGAAGCGGCCGTTTGTCGCGGTCAACTGCGGTGCGCTTCCGGAGAGCCTGTTGGAAAGTGAGTTATTCGGATATAAGGCAGGGGCTTTTACGGGCGCCGTGCGTGACCGGACCGGGCTGTTCGAACAGGCGGCGGGGGGAACGATGTTTCTCGACGAGATAGGCGACATCACGCCCGCCATGCAGATCAAAATCCTGCGCGTCCTGCAGGAGAGAGAGATCATGCGTATCGGCGAAAGCGTTCCCCGCCCCGTCGACGTACGGATAATCGCCGCAACCAATCACGATCTCGACGCCCTTGTCAGTGAGGGGCGTTTCCGCGATGACCTTCTGTACCGGCTTCGTGTGATCGAAATCGAGATACCGCCACTTCGGCAGCGACGAGAGGATATTCTACCCCTGGCACGCTTCCTGGTCGAAAAGCTTTCCGGCAAACTTCGTCTGGAGAACCTTCGCCTTGACGCGACCTGCCTTGATTACCTGCAAGCGTATTCGTGGCCGGGCAATGTCCGCGAGCTGGAAAACGCGCTGGAGCGGGCAGCAGTGTTGAGTCGTGACAATGTCATACTTCCGGAGGCGTTGCCGCCTCTGATTGTGGCCCAGGTGGAAGCAGGAGCCGGCGAAGGGGACCCGTTATCCCGGCCGCTGGAGGATATCGTCAACAGCCACATCCTGTCCGTGCTGTATGCGTCGGGCGGCAACCGCGCCCGGACCGCGCGTATTCTCGGCATCAGTACAGCGACGCTCTGGCGAAAGCTGAAGGCCCTGGGAACGACAGGCCAACTGAGCATTTCAAAATGA
- a CDS encoding pirin family protein: MITVRPAAERGHADHGWLDTWHTFSFAGYRDPAHMGFRVLRVINDDRVAPGGGFGTHPHNDMEIITYVLDGALEHKDSLGTGSVIRRGDVQRMSAGRGVLHSEFNPSQEDHVHLLQIWLYPSERGLEPSYDQKHFPDESKHNVLKLLVSPDGRDGSLAMHQDAFLYAAIIDDGSSVEHRFSPGRYGWIHVADGSATVNGAEMRAGDGAAISDVTELRISAKEHAEVLLFDLP; the protein is encoded by the coding sequence ATGATTACTGTCCGCCCTGCCGCCGAGCGCGGCCACGCCGACCACGGCTGGCTCGATACGTGGCACACGTTTTCGTTTGCCGGCTATCGTGATCCGGCCCATATGGGGTTCCGTGTCCTGCGGGTGATCAACGATGATCGGGTCGCGCCGGGTGGAGGGTTCGGCACGCACCCGCACAACGACATGGAGATCATCACGTATGTGCTGGACGGCGCTCTCGAACACAAGGACAGTCTGGGTACGGGATCCGTGATTCGTCGCGGCGATGTCCAGCGCATGAGTGCGGGACGAGGGGTTCTCCACAGCGAGTTTAACCCGTCGCAGGAGGACCACGTTCACCTTCTGCAGATCTGGCTATACCCGTCGGAACGTGGTCTCGAGCCCTCGTACGATCAGAAGCACTTCCCCGACGAGAGCAAGCACAACGTGCTGAAGCTGCTGGTATCGCCGGATGGTCGCGACGGGTCGCTGGCAATGCACCAGGATGCTTTCCTGTATGCCGCCATCATCGACGACGGCTCATCCGTCGAGCACCGATTCTCACCCGGCAGATACGGGTGGATACATGTGGCGGACGGTTCCGCGACCGTCAACGGAGCCGAAATGAGGGCCGGTGACGGCGCGGCAATCAGTGATGTCACAGAGCTGCGGATTTCGGCAAAAGAGCATGCGGAAGTGCTGTTGTTTGATCTGCCGTAA
- a CDS encoding VOC family protein — protein MQRVTPFLWFDGQAEEAAQFYTSIFKDSKIKHVSRYGEGAPVPAGTVMTVSFLLFGQEFVALNGGPQFKFSPAVSLLVRCESQEEVDHYWDRLLDGGQAMACGWLTDKYGLAWQIIPAVFMDFIQDKDQAKVNRVMQAMMQMVKLDIAALRAAYDGK, from the coding sequence ATGCAACGTGTTACGCCCTTTTTGTGGTTCGACGGGCAGGCCGAAGAGGCAGCCCAATTTTACACGTCGATCTTCAAAGATTCGAAAATCAAACATGTCAGTCGCTATGGCGAGGGTGCGCCGGTTCCGGCCGGAACCGTCATGACCGTCTCGTTTCTTCTGTTCGGGCAGGAATTTGTCGCACTGAACGGTGGTCCGCAATTCAAGTTTTCGCCCGCAGTTTCCCTTCTCGTAAGGTGCGAGTCGCAGGAAGAAGTCGATCACTATTGGGATCGACTGCTCGACGGGGGCCAGGCGATGGCGTGCGGCTGGCTGACGGACAAGTACGGCCTGGCGTGGCAGATCATACCTGCCGTGTTTATGGATTTCATTCAGGACAAAGACCAGGCCAAAGTGAATCGCGTCATGCAGGCCATGATGCAGATGGTCAAACTCGATATCGCCGCACTGCGGGCTGCATACGACGGGAAGTAG
- a CDS encoding VOC family protein — MPRPIVYLELGSTNVARAAAFYSRVFDWQFTDPRQSVYATFSSGESGIGGGIYRTDTVKPGGGIVPYIYVEDIDGCCRRIEQEGGRIVVTRSEIPGTGWYAHFKDLDGNLLGLFTPRAE; from the coding sequence TTGCCACGACCGATCGTTTACCTCGAACTTGGCTCCACAAACGTCGCCCGGGCCGCGGCGTTTTACAGTCGCGTGTTTGACTGGCAATTCACCGACCCTCGTCAAAGCGTCTACGCAACATTCTCGTCCGGGGAGAGCGGGATCGGCGGAGGCATATACCGCACCGACACAGTCAAGCCGGGCGGAGGTATCGTGCCCTATATCTACGTGGAAGACATCGATGGTTGCTGCCGGCGAATCGAGCAGGAAGGCGGCAGGATCGTCGTCACCAGGAGCGAAATCCCCGGGACCGGCTGGTACGCGCACTTCAAGGATCTCGACGGGAACCTTCTCGGCTTGTTTACCCCCAGGGCTGAGTAG
- a CDS encoding Hsp20/alpha crystallin family protein, with protein MKRTPGTNRWLDPFFEDFFSVPSMFNRWESEYTPRVDIVDKNDYLSMSFEVPGMDKKDIKVQIKDNILSISGNRESRIEENGDSYVRREIRTGSFCRQFTLPRTVDTSSIKAEYKNGILEVRLDKREEAKPKEIDIKVS; from the coding sequence ATGAAACGCACTCCAGGTACCAACCGGTGGTTGGACCCGTTTTTTGAGGACTTCTTTTCCGTCCCGTCCATGTTCAACCGCTGGGAATCCGAGTACACTCCTCGCGTAGACATCGTGGATAAAAACGACTATCTATCGATGTCGTTCGAGGTGCCCGGAATGGACAAGAAAGACATCAAGGTACAGATCAAGGACAACATTCTGAGCATCTCCGGTAACCGCGAGAGCAGAATCGAAGAGAACGGCGACAGCTACGTGCGCCGCGAGATCCGAACCGGCTCGTTCTGCCGGCAGTTCACGCTTCCGCGGACGGTCGACACGAGTTCGATCAAGGCGGAGTACAAAAACGGTATTCTTGAAGTTCGACTGGACAAACGGGAAGAGGCCAAGCCGAAGGAAATCGACATCAAGGTCTCGTAA
- a CDS encoding acetyl-CoA hydrolase/transferase C-terminal domain-containing protein, translating to MIKIKHPSEAINPGVIKPGSVIYCAGNAATPRDLLRQLAADLSIVDVSMYAVLLLGDDSLNALFSEERCQRLTHRVIFNSYLTRNAVNRGWAKYHPLHLSEIPKWVKHRIKPTVALVSVAGPDRGGNYVLGTTVEGVLKAVQVAKESGGVVIAERNARMPFVLGDTIPESYIDYIYDTDYPLPKSPVTSPDDMAKRIGEIIAALYIQDGSGSEPGSTLQYGIGQVPEAVTDAILKRGVKHLGIHTELFAGAMIRLVQKGVVSNRWKKAINFSISSIFLAEDQAGYDWLSYNSAVQSRPSNYTNSVFRIAEQPRMVTINSAIGIDLHGNVWADSLDARKIYSGVGGQSDFIRGAQFSKNGVAIIALKSTTKAGISKILDLCPAGITTTATPSDQVILVTENGALDPRGLSLGERAVGIAHLAAPAEREKLLKIISDNPAFHKPRLAMNTVPGFTSYEKALARL from the coding sequence ATGATCAAGATCAAACATCCGTCCGAGGCGATCAATCCCGGTGTAATCAAACCGGGTAGTGTCATCTACTGCGCCGGCAACGCCGCGACGCCACGCGATTTGCTGCGGCAGCTGGCGGCAGACCTGTCGATAGTAGACGTTTCGATGTACGCCGTGCTGTTGCTGGGGGACGACTCGCTCAACGCGCTGTTCTCCGAGGAGCGATGTCAGAGGCTTACGCATCGCGTGATCTTCAACAGCTACCTTACACGAAACGCGGTCAACCGTGGATGGGCGAAATATCACCCGCTTCATTTGTCCGAGATTCCGAAATGGGTCAAGCACCGGATCAAGCCCACGGTGGCCCTTGTCTCGGTTGCCGGACCGGACCGCGGGGGCAACTACGTACTCGGCACAACCGTCGAGGGCGTTCTCAAGGCCGTGCAGGTCGCCAAAGAGTCCGGCGGGGTGGTCATTGCCGAGCGAAACGCGCGGATGCCGTTCGTGCTGGGCGACACGATTCCCGAAAGCTACATCGACTACATCTACGATACGGACTACCCTCTTCCCAAATCGCCCGTAACGTCACCGGACGACATGGCGAAGCGGATCGGAGAGATCATAGCCGCGCTGTACATTCAGGACGGTTCCGGCAGCGAGCCCGGTTCGACCCTGCAGTACGGTATCGGACAGGTACCGGAGGCGGTCACCGACGCGATCTTGAAGCGCGGGGTGAAGCACCTCGGTATTCACACCGAGTTGTTTGCGGGCGCCATGATACGGCTGGTGCAAAAGGGCGTGGTCAGCAACCGGTGGAAGAAGGCCATCAACTTCTCGATCTCGTCGATCTTTCTCGCCGAGGATCAGGCCGGGTACGACTGGCTATCGTACAACAGCGCGGTTCAAAGCCGCCCGTCGAACTACACCAATTCTGTTTTCCGTATCGCCGAGCAGCCGCGCATGGTGACGATCAACTCGGCGATCGGGATCGATCTGCACGGCAACGTGTGGGCCGACTCGCTCGATGCGCGCAAGATTTACAGTGGTGTCGGCGGCCAGTCGGATTTCATCCGCGGGGCGCAGTTTTCCAAGAACGGCGTGGCGATCATCGCTCTCAAGTCCACTACCAAGGCGGGCATCTCGAAAATTCTCGATCTCTGTCCGGCGGGAATTACGACAACCGCCACACCTTCGGACCAGGTTATCCTGGTGACCGAAAACGGCGCGCTTGATCCGCGCGGCCTGTCGCTGGGCGAGCGAGCGGTCGGAATCGCGCATCTGGCCGCGCCTGCAGAGCGCGAAAAACTGCTCAAGATCATTAGCGATAACCCGGCATTTCACAAGCCGCGACTCGCCATGAATACGGTGCCGGGGTTCACCTCATACGAGAAGGCGCTGGCGCGCCTGTAG
- a CDS encoding DegQ family serine endoprotease — protein MDTQTHETVRARRLVLRGVLVSALLFALVAAVGTGVAQQPIGPSPAGQDRPLMTLRDLNRAFIDLAAQVKPAVVTVSTERILTMQRRSPFSSPFANDPFFDFFFGPRDNRRQPEEQEYRQEGLGSGVIVSADGYILTNNHVVASADSIYVGLYDGSRHTAEVVGTDPQTDIAVLRIDADNLPFITIGNSDSLQVGEIVLAIGSPMSENLAATVTQGIVSAKGRSNVGLADYEDFIQTDAAINPGNSGGPLVNLDGTLVGLNTAIVSRSGGFQGIGFAVPSNMAMRVMNSLISEGRVVRGWLGVSIQDVDETIAQAMKLPQTTGALVGDVSEDSPAAKAGLEAGDLITSVDGREIRNSSQLRNQIAATPPGSSVRLGVIRNDRAITLTVTLGELPSELARGGVTTDIEDMLGFSVQTMSNDLARRYNIDQRATGVVVTSLDPQSPAYEAGLREGDLIRSVERQRVQSSDQFYTVINEKKRGDSVLLRVIRGGNAFFLAFALR, from the coding sequence ATGGATACACAAACACATGAAACCGTCCGGGCCCGGCGCCTGGTCCTTCGCGGCGTACTGGTGAGCGCACTGCTGTTTGCGCTGGTCGCTGCTGTCGGTACCGGCGTGGCCCAGCAGCCGATCGGTCCGTCACCTGCCGGCCAGGATCGGCCTCTGATGACCCTTCGCGATCTCAATCGCGCCTTCATCGACCTCGCCGCTCAGGTGAAGCCGGCGGTAGTCACCGTGTCCACCGAACGGATCCTGACCATGCAGCGGCGCAGCCCGTTCAGTTCGCCGTTCGCAAACGATCCGTTTTTTGATTTCTTCTTCGGTCCGCGCGACAACCGCCGGCAGCCCGAAGAACAGGAGTACCGACAGGAAGGGCTCGGTTCCGGCGTGATTGTCAGCGCCGACGGCTATATCCTGACGAACAACCACGTCGTCGCAAGTGCTGACAGCATTTATGTCGGGCTCTACGACGGCAGCCGCCACACCGCCGAAGTAGTGGGCACCGACCCGCAGACCGATATCGCGGTACTCCGGATCGATGCCGACAATCTCCCGTTCATTACGATCGGGAACAGCGACAGCCTGCAGGTGGGTGAGATCGTTCTGGCGATCGGATCGCCCATGAGCGAAAACCTCGCCGCGACCGTCACCCAGGGGATTGTCAGCGCCAAGGGGCGCTCGAATGTCGGCCTCGCCGACTACGAAGATTTCATTCAGACCGATGCCGCTATCAACCCGGGTAATTCCGGAGGCCCGCTGGTGAATCTCGACGGCACCCTGGTGGGGCTGAACACCGCGATTGTCAGCCGCTCCGGCGGCTTCCAGGGGATCGGATTCGCCGTACCGTCGAATATGGCCATGCGCGTCATGAACTCCCTTATAAGCGAGGGACGCGTGGTGCGCGGCTGGCTGGGTGTCAGTATTCAGGATGTCGACGAGACTATCGCACAGGCCATGAAACTGCCGCAGACCACCGGCGCGCTGGTCGGCGATGTCAGCGAAGACAGCCCGGCGGCAAAAGCCGGACTCGAAGCCGGCGATCTTATCACGTCGGTCGATGGTCGTGAAATCAGGAATTCTTCGCAACTCCGCAACCAGATCGCCGCCACGCCGCCCGGCTCGTCGGTCAGACTTGGCGTTATTCGCAACGACCGGGCTATCACGCTGACCGTGACGCTCGGTGAACTTCCGTCGGAATTGGCCCGCGGCGGAGTGACAACCGATATCGAAGATATGCTCGGGTTTTCGGTGCAGACCATGAGTAACGATCTGGCGCGTCGATATAATATCGATCAGCGTGCGACCGGTGTGGTGGTGACGTCACTGGACCCGCAGAGTCCCGCGTACGAGGCCGGTCTGCGCGAAGGCGACCTGATCCGGTCCGTGGAGCGCCAGCGTGTCCAGAGTTCCGATCAGTTTTACACGGTGATAAATGAGAAGAAGCGCGGCGACAGCGTGCTGCTTCGCGTCATTCGCGGAGGCAACGCGTTCTTCCTCGCCTTTGCGCTCAGATAA